One window of Cohnella hashimotonis genomic DNA carries:
- a CDS encoding VanZ family protein: protein MPLKPRSRKIVATAAVLYTLLVLFFMFLAFNRTNRLSDGFTFMFVPETTPLRFPEPTFMWLFSLGNVAAFMPFGIIIPYFFRWSFMKFAAFFLLAITFLETLQALTRLGSFDVDDIIANTLGAFIGYAAWRAGLASGRRARKWMVTVLSAIALLAGVMLVSEGWDAAIKKKEGVFQALNVAGESDALAGSFSAFTVGGESIKPQYNSYVAGSSSTSTYTIHTGHLKNIHLYANYGIPDRSAHEGRVSIFADGAMFAEFSGEYISGIETIMVPFNQIDELRIVVEGNAVLWDIGYRKMEHWWE from the coding sequence ATGCCATTGAAGCCCCGCAGCAGAAAAATCGTCGCGACAGCCGCCGTGCTCTATACCTTGCTAGTATTGTTTTTTATGTTTCTCGCGTTCAACAGAACAAACAGATTAAGCGACGGATTCACCTTCATGTTCGTGCCGGAAACCACGCCGCTGCGATTTCCCGAACCGACTTTTATGTGGTTGTTCAGTTTAGGCAATGTCGCTGCGTTCATGCCCTTCGGCATCATTATTCCTTATTTTTTTCGCTGGTCTTTTATGAAATTCGCCGCTTTTTTCTTGTTGGCGATTACGTTTTTGGAGACACTTCAGGCGCTGACGCGACTCGGTTCCTTCGATGTGGACGACATTATTGCCAATACGTTAGGCGCGTTTATCGGGTATGCGGCCTGGCGGGCCGGCTTGGCGTCCGGACGCCGAGCGCGTAAATGGATGGTGACGGTCTTAAGCGCGATCGCGCTGCTGGCCGGCGTCATGCTCGTATCGGAAGGCTGGGATGCGGCAATCAAAAAGAAGGAAGGTGTCTTTCAAGCCTTAAACGTTGCTGGAGAATCCGATGCCTTGGCCGGGAGCTTCTCCGCATTCACCGTAGGCGGAGAGTCCATTAAGCCTCAATATAATTCATACGTCGCCGGCTCAAGCTCAACATCAACCTATACGATCCATACGGGACATTTGAAGAACATTCATCTTTACGCAAATTACGGGATTCCGGATCGCTCGGCGCACGAAGGGCGCGTATCCATCTTCGCAGACGGTGCAATGTTCGCCGAATTCAGCGGCGAATACATATCCGGCATCGAAACGATCATGGTCCCTTTTAATCAGATTGACGAGCTTCGTATCGTCGTTGAAGGGAACGCGGTGCTCTGGGACATCGGCTATCGCAAAATGGAGCATTGGTGGGAGTAA
- a CDS encoding tetratricopeptide repeat protein: MAATDSQKYRFSEAPVWELQRAYYEQLGLKAWNNDQVPQYITSNPMIGAAYAEMIFGFLQDRATQGATEETVTLVELGAGAGRLAYHVLHELALLKAYAGIALPPLRYVMTDLALKNVEGWRRHPALANFIDQGALDLATFDAERDTELKLLVSGETIAPGQLRQPLLIVANYFFDAIPQELIYIGEGLVYDCDVVVGQTEPAPGLTLSEQLRRMTLTYEHRRAPRFEDARYPYRDVIALYQRELEDSHVLFPEIGLRCLERLGQLSRAGFAMITADKGDHRLDNWRFAEPPQLVHHGSISLTANYHAIQHVFESRGAEALFTDHHYKNINVACILMLESPKQYVNTRLAYRKSVARFGPDDFFSLKLLADREIETLRLQQILAFWRLGGYDAEWFIQTAKRISSLLADANDEEKLDLRSGIHRMWTSFYVMPQRYDLALDAGLILFEMDMYEDAKPLLDASAQGDDDPVSTVYFCLAICSLELGQEDEARAYLQRALELEPDHEEALTLLAALG, from the coding sequence CAATATATTACGAGCAATCCGATGATCGGAGCGGCCTATGCGGAGATGATCTTCGGCTTTTTGCAGGACCGGGCGACGCAAGGGGCGACGGAGGAGACCGTAACGCTCGTCGAGCTGGGCGCCGGCGCGGGACGCCTGGCTTACCATGTGCTGCATGAGCTTGCCCTTCTCAAGGCGTACGCGGGCATCGCTTTGCCGCCATTGCGTTACGTCATGACCGATCTCGCGCTTAAAAACGTGGAAGGCTGGCGCCGGCATCCGGCCTTGGCGAACTTCATCGATCAAGGCGCGCTCGACCTCGCGACCTTCGACGCCGAGCGCGATACGGAGCTCAAGCTGCTCGTCTCCGGCGAGACGATCGCGCCCGGACAGCTGCGTCAGCCGTTGCTTATCGTCGCGAATTACTTTTTCGACGCCATTCCGCAGGAGCTCATCTACATCGGAGAGGGCCTCGTGTACGACTGCGATGTCGTCGTCGGTCAGACCGAGCCCGCGCCGGGATTGACGTTGTCGGAGCAGCTCAGGCGGATGACGCTGACGTACGAGCACCGGCGGGCGCCGCGATTCGAAGATGCGCGATACCCGTATCGCGATGTAATCGCGCTGTATCAGCGCGAGCTTGAAGATTCGCATGTGCTATTTCCGGAGATCGGCTTGCGTTGCCTGGAACGGCTCGGGCAGCTGTCGCGCGCAGGCTTTGCCATGATCACGGCGGATAAGGGAGATCACCGGCTGGACAACTGGCGCTTCGCGGAGCCGCCGCAGCTCGTCCATCACGGCAGCATCTCCTTGACGGCAAACTACCACGCGATTCAGCACGTGTTCGAGAGCAGGGGGGCTGAAGCGCTTTTTACCGACCACCATTATAAAAATATCAATGTGGCTTGCATTCTCATGCTGGAGTCGCCCAAGCAATATGTGAATACGAGACTTGCCTACCGCAAAAGCGTGGCCCGGTTCGGGCCCGACGATTTCTTCAGCCTGAAGCTGTTGGCCGACCGCGAGATCGAGACGTTGCGACTTCAGCAGATTCTCGCGTTCTGGCGCCTCGGCGGGTACGATGCGGAATGGTTCATTCAGACGGCCAAGCGCATCTCCAGCCTGCTTGCGGACGCGAACGACGAAGAGAAGCTGGACTTGCGCAGCGGCATTCATCGAATGTGGACGTCGTTTTACGTCATGCCGCAACGATACGACCTTGCTCTCGACGCCGGCCTGATCCTGTTCGAGATGGACATGTACGAGGATGCCAAACCGCTGCTGGACGCCTCGGCGCAGGGCGACGACGATCCGGTATCGACCGTTTATTTTTGCCTCGCGATCTGCAGCCTGGAGTTGGGGCAGGAGGACGAGGCGAGAGCGTATCTGCAGCGGGCGCTCGAGCTTGAGCCCGATCATGAGGAGGCGCTCACGCTGCTTGCAGCGCTGGGTTAA
- a CDS encoding methyltransferase domain-containing protein has translation MFKLLKTRAKAPELMDDLAQGGAELREALRHLRRLNRLFAASGRTLYGVVRLWEHAGRPKRLTVLDIGAGSGDVNAALLRWAEAHDVTIGITLVDRTEEACAEARAFYAGEPRIHVMRSDLFDLEEAVADIVTASQFVHHFEDEELPDVARAMLRASKVGIVIQDIHRHWLAWTAVWLAARLVSGNRYVVNDGPLSVAKGFRASDWERLRVRMGENGFAYSWRPLFRYVVTVPKTARPTPDYGPRSGSSSSGTGPDGKEALA, from the coding sequence ATGTTTAAGCTGCTCAAAACGCGCGCAAAAGCGCCCGAGCTGATGGACGATCTGGCGCAGGGAGGCGCCGAACTGCGCGAAGCGCTGCGGCATTTGCGCAGGCTGAACCGACTGTTCGCCGCATCCGGCCGGACGTTGTACGGCGTCGTGCGACTCTGGGAGCACGCGGGACGTCCGAAGCGCCTCACGGTGCTGGACATCGGAGCCGGCTCCGGGGACGTCAATGCGGCGCTGCTCCGCTGGGCCGAAGCGCACGATGTGACCATTGGCATCACGCTCGTCGACCGGACGGAAGAAGCGTGCGCCGAAGCGCGGGCATTTTACGCCGGCGAGCCTCGCATTCATGTCATGCGCAGCGACCTGTTCGACCTTGAAGAAGCGGTCGCGGACATCGTCACCGCGTCCCAGTTCGTACATCATTTTGAAGATGAGGAGCTGCCTGACGTCGCGAGAGCCATGCTGAGGGCTTCCAAAGTGGGAATCGTCATTCAGGATATTCATCGCCATTGGCTTGCTTGGACGGCCGTATGGCTGGCGGCCAGACTCGTATCGGGGAACCGTTATGTCGTGAACGACGGTCCGCTGTCTGTCGCGAAGGGTTTTCGGGCTTCGGATTGGGAGCGGCTTCGCGTGCGGATGGGAGAGAACGGTTTCGCGTACAGCTGGCGACCTTTGTTCCGCTATGTCGTTACGGTGCCGAAGACAGCCCGTCCAACTCCCGATTATGGCCCAAGATCTGGCTCCA
- a CDS encoding diaminopimelate dehydrogenase — translation MSSKIRVGIVGYGNLGRGVHKAIGQNEDMELVAIFTRRDAARMSADTNVNARFESISNIERFRGEIDVMILCGGSATDLPEQTPLVAASFNTVDSFDTHAKIPEFYRAVDEAARKGGNVSVISTGWDPGLFSMNRLLAESILPQGKEYTFWGKGVSQGHSDAIRRVPGVKAGVQYTIPVERAIASVRSGENPELTTREKHERLCYVVAEQGADTAAIEREIKEMPNYFSDYETTVEFITEEKLQAEHSGMPHGGFVLRSGVTGEGTQQLIEFGLKLGSNPEFTASVLVAYARAAARLSQEGASGAKTVFDIPLGHLSPHSAEALRERLL, via the coding sequence ATGTCGTCCAAAATCAGGGTCGGAATCGTCGGCTACGGGAATCTGGGCCGCGGCGTACATAAGGCAATCGGACAAAACGAGGATATGGAGCTCGTTGCGATTTTTACGCGGCGCGACGCAGCCCGCATGTCGGCGGACACGAACGTTAATGCGAGATTCGAATCGATCTCGAATATCGAGCGCTTCCGCGGAGAGATCGACGTTATGATACTGTGCGGGGGCTCGGCGACGGATCTGCCGGAGCAGACCCCGCTTGTTGCGGCAAGCTTCAATACGGTAGACAGCTTCGATACGCACGCGAAAATTCCCGAGTTTTACCGAGCGGTGGACGAAGCGGCGCGCAAGGGCGGAAATGTCAGCGTCATTTCGACGGGGTGGGATCCCGGACTGTTTTCGATGAACCGCTTGCTGGCTGAATCGATTCTGCCCCAGGGCAAGGAATATACGTTCTGGGGGAAAGGCGTCAGTCAAGGTCACTCGGATGCGATCAGGCGCGTACCCGGCGTCAAAGCGGGCGTCCAATACACGATCCCGGTCGAACGCGCGATCGCCAGCGTACGCAGCGGGGAAAACCCGGAGCTGACGACGCGGGAAAAGCATGAGCGACTGTGCTATGTCGTTGCCGAGCAGGGAGCGGACACAGCTGCCATCGAACGCGAGATCAAAGAAATGCCCAACTACTTCTCGGACTACGAGACGACGGTCGAGTTTATTACCGAGGAGAAGCTGCAGGCGGAGCATAGCGGCATGCCGCACGGCGGGTTTGTTCTCCGCAGCGGCGTGACGGGAGAAGGCACGCAGCAATTGATCGAATTCGGCCTCAAGCTGGGCAGCAATCCCGAGTTTACCGCCAGCGTCCTGGTCGCCTATGCACGGGCGGCCGCACGATTGTCGCAAGAAGGCGCTTCCGGCGCGAAAACCGTATTCGACATTCCGCTCGGCCACCTGTCCCCGCATTCGGCCGAAGCGCTGCGCGAGCGCTTGCTCTAA
- a CDS encoding type III polyketide synthase translates to MMETIEQPITMLGIGTAVPAHKLDQLDTAQRLAEALRETPDAARWARRLFKQCGVQTRYTCEPALLEPAERNRYFAQLSGLAVPATSERMANYKQASVPLALRAASAALSDARISPSELTHLVTVSCTGQYLPGLDTVLAKQLGLQDSVNRIPLNFVGCAAGLKAIGMARDIVSGQPEAAVLVVCVELCTLHIQPSAEKEALFGASFFGDGASACVIGAEAGDGRDAFELGRPSSALLPEGENEMVWEVGDHGFDLYLSSRIPALIGRYLPERLASFLGEKDSQPDIWAIHPGGKGILDALESELGLEDMHTGYSRGVLRDFGNMSSATLLFVLDAIRKAKRDENAARSEGICLAFGPGLSAEMLPIVYRPGEQAAIRSQTLHGVKGEIEPIDEAQLASHV, encoded by the coding sequence ATGATGGAGACCATTGAGCAGCCAATAACGATGCTCGGTATCGGGACTGCGGTGCCCGCGCACAAGCTAGACCAGCTGGACACGGCCCAGCGACTGGCCGAGGCCCTTCGGGAGACGCCCGACGCTGCCCGCTGGGCGAGACGTCTGTTCAAGCAATGCGGCGTGCAAACCCGCTACACCTGCGAACCTGCCCTGCTCGAGCCGGCGGAGCGCAACCGCTATTTCGCTCAGCTGTCGGGACTTGCGGTGCCTGCGACCTCGGAGCGCATGGCAAATTACAAGCAGGCGTCGGTGCCGTTAGCGCTGCGTGCTGCGTCTGCGGCGCTCTCCGACGCGCGCATATCGCCCTCGGAGCTGACGCATCTGGTGACGGTCAGCTGCACAGGTCAGTATCTGCCGGGGCTCGACACGGTGTTGGCCAAGCAGCTCGGATTACAGGATTCGGTGAACCGGATCCCGCTGAACTTTGTCGGGTGCGCAGCCGGACTTAAGGCGATCGGGATGGCGCGCGATATCGTGAGCGGGCAGCCTGAAGCAGCCGTGCTTGTCGTTTGCGTCGAGCTGTGCACGCTCCACATTCAGCCTTCCGCAGAGAAGGAGGCGCTTTTCGGCGCATCGTTTTTCGGGGACGGAGCGTCCGCGTGCGTGATCGGCGCCGAGGCAGGCGACGGGAGGGATGCGTTCGAGTTGGGAAGACCGAGCAGCGCGCTGCTGCCGGAAGGCGAGAACGAGATGGTCTGGGAAGTCGGCGATCACGGCTTCGACCTCTATCTGTCTTCCCGTATACCGGCGCTGATCGGCCGCTACCTGCCGGAACGCCTGGCTTCCTTTTTAGGGGAAAAGGATTCGCAGCCCGATATTTGGGCGATTCATCCCGGCGGAAAAGGCATTCTCGACGCGCTCGAATCGGAGCTCGGACTGGAAGACATGCATACCGGGTACAGCAGAGGCGTATTGCGCGACTTCGGCAATATGTCCTCCGCGACGCTGCTGTTCGTGCTCGATGCCATCCGTAAGGCCAAACGCGATGAAAACGCGGCGCGTTCGGAAGGCATATGTCTCGCATTCGGTCCCGGACTTTCCGCCGAGATGCTGCCGATCGTCTACCGACCGGGCGAGCAGGCTGCAATACGTTCACAGACGCTGCATGGAGTAAAGGGTGAAATCGAGCCGATCGATGAAGCGCAGCTGGCCTCCCATGTTTAA
- a CDS encoding sporulation protein Cse60: protein MIQLKEFLDTEYSLAEKRANEFLAGLEEEQVVNILYGSYAKSQTQGVVHQRASILVVYKTK from the coding sequence TTGATCCAACTAAAGGAATTCCTCGATACCGAATATTCGCTCGCGGAAAAGAGAGCCAATGAATTTTTGGCCGGATTGGAAGAAGAACAGGTCGTTAACATTTTGTACGGTTCGTACGCCAAGTCGCAAACGCAAGGCGTCGTCCATCAACGCGCTTCGATTCTTGTGGTGTACAAAACGAAATAA